The genome window TTTACCACATCAAGCCTTGCCGTGGGTTTTCCGTTCGGGTCAAGCACGCCCAGACCCTTTAAAATAGTAGCGCGGTATCCCATCCACTCCGGATCGTCCTCGGGAAGCCTTACGGCCAGGAAGCCCCAGGCTGAAAAGACCCTGTGATTACCCTTTGGCATGTGGCATGTCTGACATTTCGGCGCCCTGTCTTTGTTCTTGGGATCAATGGTCCGTTCCATGAGATAGGTCACGCCGTGTTTGGAGCCTGACCACATCTCCCACTGTGGGTGATCAAAGCCCATGTGGCAGGTCTCGCACGCCTCGGGTTCAGAGGCCTCGGCCTTTGAGAATGCGTGCCTGGTATGGCAGTTCTGGCAATCCATACCATATTTGTAGTACTTCCTGCCCTCTGTCTGACGATCGGCCTGGGTCTTGAGGCCTAGGGTATGGCAGCCTCCGCAGCCCTTCTGCCCCTCTACAAAGGCCTTGGGCTGCATGTGCGTATAGGGCATGGCCTGGAGCGCCACAAGGCCGAGCGCATGTTTTCCTTCGAGGTACTGGTTGGCCTGTTCCGGATGGCACTGTTTGCAGGTCTCGATGGTCGGCAGTTTCGCCTTGTCGACGTCTTTTTCGCTCATGTGGTCGCTTCCATGGCAGTCAGCACATGTAAGCACCTTCGCCATCTTACCTCGGTTGAAGTCTTTCACCATCATGGGCGTGATTTTTACGTGACAGTCTTCACATGGTGAAGGCTTTGCGATAGCTGTCCCCATGCCGATAAAGCTGAACAAACCAAATAAAAAGAGATAAAAACCCAGGACATTTCCCATGACAAATCCTCCCTTTTAATTAAGTATAAAAATTAAAGACACCCCCAACCTAAAACACGTCTTTCACCGCACCTTCCAGATAACCACCCTCCTTTTTTTAGATTTATGCCGTCAATCCAGCAGTTCGCCCCGTGCGCTGACGACTATCTTTTTAAGCGGGATCGAGACACTCGCCCCTTCCATGGCCTTGTTCAAAATGCCCAGCATGGAAGAACAGCACGGCACCTCCATGATGACCGTCGTAAGCGATTTTATCTGGGCTTTTTTGAATATCTCAATAAATCTTTCCACATATTCATGGGCGTTGTCAAATTTGGGGCAGCCTATAAGCAGGACCTTGCCTGGCAGGAGGTCCATGTGAAAGGCCGGATAGGAAAAGGCGGTGCAGTCAGCCGCCACCAGGAGGTCCGCCCCTTTAAGAAATGGTGCGGCAGGCGGGACAAGCCTTATCTGCACAGGCCAGTGAGTAAGTGCGGAGCGGAGAGAGCCAAAATTGACCGGCTGATTGGCCCTGGCGCATGCGTCTTTTTGAGGACCAAATTCCTGCACGAGCGTGGACGGGCAGCCGCAGCCCAGTGCCGCTCCTTGAATCGCACCCTTGGTCTCGGCAGGCATTGGACTGCTCAGGTGTCTATGGGCCGCCTCTTCATCGAAGTCATCGGCAACTCTTTCTACAATCCTCAGCGCCCCTTGAGGACATTCGCCGAGGCAGGCTCCGAGGCCGTCGCAGTATCTCTCGGCCACAAGCCTTGCCTTGCCGTCTATTATCTGGATCGCCCCCTCAGCGCAGGACGGGACGCACTTGCCACAGCCGTTACAGAGGGCCTCATCAATCTCAATGATCTTTCTCAACGTTTTCATCTTTGTTTTCCTTTTTTGTCTCTTTTTCTTTCAGGAGTCTCTCGCGTTCTTCCCAGAGTTCCTTTGGCAGACTCCCGATGCACTCCTTGGCATAGGGACAGTAGGAAGCGCAGCCCATGTCCAGGTTGGGGTTCCGGATCTTATGCCCGCAGTTCGGGCATGTACGCCAGGCATCGTCTTTGAAAAATTCCACATCGTCGCCGCAATTGGGACACTTGGTCTCAAAGATGGCGTCTGACCTCCAGTATCTCGTGTCCTGCCCTGGGCATTTCATATCTAGCCCCCGTAAGTGTTTGACAAGGAGGGTCTTGTCCCTCCTTGTCGTCGTGTTTGTTGTAATTACCCCAAAATGGCCTTCAGGTCTTCATCCGGGGTGGTTATAGGTTTGATGTCATAGTTCTTGACCAATACATCGAGCACATTGGGCGTAATAAACGCTGGAAGGCTCGGCCCAAGTCTTATATTTTTTATGCCCAGAGAGAGAAGCGTCAGCAGGATCGCGACAGCCTTTTGTTCGTACCAGGAAAGGACCATTGAGAGCGGCAGCTCATTTACGCTGCAATTAAACGCCTTGGCAAGGGCGACCGCGATCTGGATGGCTGAGTATGCGTCGTTGCACTGGCCGATGTCTAGGAGCCTCGGGATGCCGTCTATGTCTCCAAGGTCCTTGTCGAAGAAGCGGAACTTGCCGCAGGCAAGGGTGAGGACAATGCAGTCCTTTGGCACCTTTTCCACAAATTCAGTGTAGTAGTTGCGCCCTGGTTTTGCCCCGTCGCAGCCAGCCACCAGGAAGAAGCGGCGGATATTGCCTGCCTTTACCGCCTCGATAACCTTGTCCGCAACGGACAATATGGCGTTTCTTGCAAAGCCCACCATCACCGAGCCTTTATCCGTGTCTTCAGCAAAACCAGGCATCTCCAGGGCCTTTTTTATCACAGGGCCAAAGTCCCGGTTCTTTATATGTGCGACATCCGGCCAGCCTACAAGCCCGCTTGTGAATATGCGGTCTTTATAGGAATCAAGCGGTTTCTGGATGCAGTTTGTGGTCATCACGATCGGCCCGGGAAACCCTGGAAACTCCTTGTGCTGGTTCTGCCAGGCCGTACCATAGTGGCCATAGAAGTGAGAATACTTCTTAAGGCCTGGATAGCCGTGGCATGGGAGCATCTCACCGTGCGTATAGACATAGATGCCCTTTCCTTCGCTCTGCTTCAGTATCTCTTCGAGGTCCTTGAGGTCGTGACCGGATACCAGGACGGCCTTTCCTTTCTTTGCCCCCAGCGGTACCTTTGTCGGCACAGGGTGGCCGTATGCGCCGGTGTTTCCGGCATCCAGAAGCTCCATGGCCCTCAAGTTTATCTCGCCGCATTTTAAGACAAGGCCGACCCAGTCGTTAAGGCCAAGGCCCTTGTCAAGGGTTGCGGCAAGGCCTTCATGGATGAAGGCATAGACCCTGTCGTCTTCCTGACCCAGTATCTGGGCGTGGTCTGCATATGCGCAGATCCCTTTAAGGCCATAGACCAGGGTCTCACGAAGTGAGCGGATATCGGGATCAACTGCCTCGCCGTTGGACATCACCCCATGTGCCTCCCCCTGCTTGACCATGCCCTCAAGGGTGTCTGCCGGCTTGAATGTGGCTGGTCCTTCACAGAAATCCGCTTTGCCGCCCGCTGCCTTCACCTTCTCTTTAAGTCTGTCCCTGAGCTCAACGGTTCGTTTTATCAGCCCTTCGAACCGCTCCGGGTCAAAGTCCACGTTGGTAAGCGTTGAAAATACGGCTTCGCAGGTAAATACGTTTGCCTCATGGTCGACGACACCGACCCTCCTTCCCTCCACGGCATAAAGGGCGAGGCCCTTTACTGCATAGATCAAGAGGTCCTGAAGCGCCGCAACATCGGGCTGTTTCCCGCATACGCCTATCGTCGTGCAACCCTTGCCCTTGGCCGTCTGTTCACATTGAAAACAAAACATCTGATTATTCCTCCTTGTGATGGTTGTGCATGGCGTCTATTCTTAAAGGGAACTTCTTAAAAGAATATCGGCCTTTTGATTGGACAATACAATGGAAACCAGGTGATAGCCTTGACTTAAGTCAAGAAGATAGAATTTTAAATATTATCGGCTTTTCTATGAACTCATGCAGCCCTTTTTTCTGCTTTTCTGCTCCCTGCCCTATTTTAGGTCATGCAGTCGCCATTTTGCTCGATCTTCAAAGTTACACCAAAAAATAGTTACTTAATAACTAAATTTGGTTATATAATAAAAATGGATACAGAGAGAATTAAATACAAGCTAGAGGATTTTTTATTTTAACATCGATAGTATCTTGCTTAATTTTATTAAAAATCCTTCGGTGATGTCTTGATAGCCTGGGCCCTTCTCAGGGCATCCATCAAAGGGGGTGAGTCTGCCTACAAGTCTTAGGCGTCGAAGATAGTTGATTCGATATGATCGAAATTGATTGTAAAAACAGGAGGTTATTTACTGCTTTTACCGGGTGAGACCGGGTTTCAGAAAAAACGGCATAGTTGTAAATCTATCATATTGGGTATTTCCTGCCTTATGTAAAGAGGCCGATCGTCATGCTCTATGACCTTTGGGAGCCGCGTCTGTCATACACCCATGAAGACTGGATGACATTTCATGGAGGGGTTGGGCTTACGCCGACACGGGGTCCGCTTTCTCCTCAACCTATATGGGATGCAGGTTTTTTGTTGAGCCTCCCGATATTTCACACTTGGCCCAGTCCTGTCTTATGAGGCGTATGCCAGAAATCTCGACCATTTTACCCTTGGAAACGGCGGCTATTATAGCCCTCAAACCCTTCTCTTGCTTGGCATGTCAGGACGGTTTCTTACAAAGGAGTTGAAGTACTTCGTGCTTAAAGGTAACATAGATTTAGGTTGACAGTATAAATATGAGGCGGAAAGCCCGGCCTTTCCACTCGATCATGAAAAAGACCGGCTCTATGCCCCTTATCCTTCAAATTTTAAAAATGGGCTGAATTTTTCCACCGAGTTCCTTGGGGCCGTCAGGGTGTCTGACAGCTTGATCTTTTCGGCAGGCGTCGGGATAAGGCGCAGCCAGGATTATAACGACAACAACTTCATGGTCTTTTTGACCTATACCTTTGGCGGGCGAGGCTCGATTATTCGATCCGACCTCAAGGAAAGATCCTTTGAGGAGATGTATTGATTCATGGCGCAGGCCTTGTTCATCCAGATAATCTCTCCGCTTTCAGGGAGTGTTGTCACTTCAGGCGAAATTCTGGCGCAGGCGCAGGTGACCTTGGACTGCGGCCTTCCCGCCTGCGCAGGAGGTAGATTCAATCCCGAACGGTTCAAGGTGGCGGCTGCGCTATTTAGAGATGACGTTCGTATTTCCGAGGCAACCATGACTTACAAAAAAGACATCGGCATATCTGAATGTAGGTTTGAGTTGATGGGTGTGGGCGATTACACGCTCCAGGTTGAGGCCTATGACCCAGAAACAGGCCTGGCGGGAAGGAATGCGGTCAAGTTTCATGCAAAAGGCCCGTTGAGCCCCAGTCTTCCATAGGGCGTAACGATTGAGTCTTTAATGTATTCTCCGTCTTCTATGGCGCACCCGTCCCAGATGACAGACCTCGATAGGGTGACCCCCCTTCCAACCTTTACGCCGTCTCCCATTACGCACCATCCATCAATGCTGGTATCAGGCTGAAGGTTTGAATCGGCACCGGCAAATACAGTCCAGCCTTTTTTTTTCAAAAGGGCCTCGTGCGCGGCAAGATAACCCCTTACGCTTCCTATGTCTTCCCAGAGATAGCCAGGCTTAAGTTCATCCGCCATAAGTGCTATGATGTC of Dissulfurimicrobium hydrothermale contains these proteins:
- a CDS encoding multiheme c-type cytochrome, with the translated sequence MGNVLGFYLFLFGLFSFIGMGTAIAKPSPCEDCHVKITPMMVKDFNRGKMAKVLTCADCHGSDHMSEKDVDKAKLPTIETCKQCHPEQANQYLEGKHALGLVALQAMPYTHMQPKAFVEGQKGCGGCHTLGLKTQADRQTEGRKYYKYGMDCQNCHTRHAFSKAEASEPEACETCHMGFDHPQWEMWSGSKHGVTYLMERTIDPKNKDRAPKCQTCHMPKGNHRVFSAWGFLAVRLPEDDPEWMGYRATILKGLGVLDPNGKPTARLDVVKAGKVARLTKEDFEAERRRIVDVCKECHSPAFVDANIQNADKMVKAADKLFAEAIATVAGLYQDGIIQKKPGQAYAYPDLLTFYDVNTKVEEILYEMFMDHRMKAFQATFHMNPDYATWYGYAKMKKDLVEIKELAQEMRQAHFKATVKTRKK
- the hcp gene encoding hydroxylamine reductase translates to MFCFQCEQTAKGKGCTTIGVCGKQPDVAALQDLLIYAVKGLALYAVEGRRVGVVDHEANVFTCEAVFSTLTNVDFDPERFEGLIKRTVELRDRLKEKVKAAGGKADFCEGPATFKPADTLEGMVKQGEAHGVMSNGEAVDPDIRSLRETLVYGLKGICAYADHAQILGQEDDRVYAFIHEGLAATLDKGLGLNDWVGLVLKCGEINLRAMELLDAGNTGAYGHPVPTKVPLGAKKGKAVLVSGHDLKDLEEILKQSEGKGIYVYTHGEMLPCHGYPGLKKYSHFYGHYGTAWQNQHKEFPGFPGPIVMTTNCIQKPLDSYKDRIFTSGLVGWPDVAHIKNRDFGPVIKKALEMPGFAEDTDKGSVMVGFARNAILSVADKVIEAVKAGNIRRFFLVAGCDGAKPGRNYYTEFVEKVPKDCIVLTLACGKFRFFDKDLGDIDGIPRLLDIGQCNDAYSAIQIAVALAKAFNCSVNELPLSMVLSWYEQKAVAILLTLLSLGIKNIRLGPSLPAFITPNVLDVLVKNYDIKPITTPDEDLKAILG
- a CDS encoding ATP-binding protein; protein product: MKTLRKIIEIDEALCNGCGKCVPSCAEGAIQIIDGKARLVAERYCDGLGACLGECPQGALRIVERVADDFDEEAAHRHLSSPMPAETKGAIQGAALGCGCPSTLVQEFGPQKDACARANQPVNFGSLRSALTHWPVQIRLVPPAAPFLKGADLLVAADCTAFSYPAFHMDLLPGKVLLIGCPKFDNAHEYVERFIEIFKKAQIKSLTTVIMEVPCCSSMLGILNKAMEGASVSIPLKKIVVSARGELLD